From the genome of Deltaproteobacteria bacterium:
TGGCGGGTCATGAAGCGGAACCCCTCCTCCGTCACCTGGAGGTCCGCCAGCGGGTCGTCGCGGTGGGCGTCGAAGCCCGCCGAGACGAGGATGATCTCCGGCCGGAACCGCTCCACGGCCGGCTCGAGCATCTGCTCGAAGGTCGTCCGGTACTCCGCGTCCCCCGAGCCGGGGGCCATCGGGGCGTTGAGCGTCGCGCCTTCCCCCTTCCCCTTGCCGATCTCCCACCGGCGGCCGGTGCCGGGGTAGAGAAAGGTGGGGTGCTCGTGGATGCTAAAAAAGAAGACCGTCGGGTCCTCGAGGAAGATGTTCTGCGTGCCGTTGCCGTGGTGGACGTCCCAGTCGACGATGAGGACCTTCCCCACACCGTGCCTTGCCTGGAGGTACCGGGCCGCGACGGCCGCGTTGTTGAGGAGGCAGAATCCCATCCCCACGTCCCGCCCCGCGTGGTGTCCCGGAGGCCGGATGGCGCAGAAGGCGCGGTCGACCGTCCCTTCCGCCACCGCCTTCGCCCCAGCGATCGCGCCTCCCGCCGCCAGGAGCGCGATGTTGAAGGAGTGCCGGTTGAGGTAGGTGTCCTCCGAGTCGAGGGTGAGGTCGCCGCGCCGGCAGGCGCTCTCCAGCTTGTTCAGATATTCCCGGTCGTGGACGGAGAGGATATCCGCCTCGTCCGGATACTCGGGCGTCACCGCGACCATCCGGTCGATCAGGCCGGCCCCCCCGAGATGATCGGTGATGGCGACCAGGCGCTCCGGGGACTCCGGGTGCTCGAACGGCGGGGTGTGGAGGAGGTAGTCGGGGTGGTAGATCCAGGCCACTCGCTTCATGAGCGCTCCATACGCACCTCGACACTATATCAGATTCGGTCTACCGGAATGTCGTGATCTCCGACGCCGGCTTGCGCGGCGGTTTCGGGGGCGCCGCGTCCGGTTTCCCCACGGCGATGATCGCCAGCATCTCTTCGGGATGCCGGACGGAGAGGGCCGATTCGAGCTCCGGCTTCGCGATCAGCGGACCGGTCATCCAGCAGGTGCCGTATCCCAGCGCGCAGGCCGCCAGGATGAACTGGGTGATCCCGGCCGAGATCCCCTGAAGCCCGGGGTTCACCTGGAAACGGCGCGCTTTGTACCGCTCGGGGTCCTTCTCGCGGAGCGTCCTGTCCGTCGACGATTCGTAGGGGGCGCCGACCACGCAGATCACGGCGGGGGCGAAGGCGAACAGGTTGTGGTAGGTCGCCTTCCCTCCGGCGACCTCGCTTCCGGTGACGCGCGAGACGATCTCGTCGACGATTCCCCGCATCCGGGCGATCAACTCCCGTTCCTGGACCGCGATGAAACGGAAGTTCTGGGAATTTCCCGCCGTGGGCGCCCACGACGCGGCCTCCGCCATCCGCAGGATGTGTTCCCTCGGGACCGGGTCCTTCCGGAACTTCCGGATGCTTTGTCGGCCCTTCATCGTCTCGAAGACGTCCATTCGATTCCTCCTGTCGGTCGGGTGCGTGGCCCCACCCGTTATCGAGTGGCCGGCGCTTCCTTCGTCTCCAGCTTCTTCCGGAGCTCCGCGAGTTCCTCCGCGCACGCGTCGGCGCGGGAGGAAAGCTCCTGCAGGCGCTTGCCGGTCGCCTTCTCTTTCCCGAGAAGTTCATCGATGAACTGCTCCCAGGTGAGCCGGCTCCCCTCGTACGCTTTCCGGAGGGCGTCGAGTTGGCCGCTCGTCCGCTTCTGGGACTCTTCCCTCTCCCGGAGCCTGTCGGCGAGGGCTTTCCCGGTGGTTTTCTCCGCTGTCACCTGCTTCGAGAGGGCCTCGACCTCGCCGGCCAGCCTCGATGTTTCCCGGTTCGACGAGGCGTACGCGTCACGCACGGCCTCGACCTCGCGCACCTTCGCATCGTAGGTCGACGCCGTTACGATGCAGCCGGCGCAGGAAAGAAGCGCGGCCAGCGCGGCAAACGTGATCATTACGCGACGGGTCAAAGGCGGTTCTCCGTGGAAGATGATATACGCAACGGGCAATAATGATTTTACTTTTCTGCACCTTTTTAATAAAGTTGAAAATAAACACGGGAGGGCTACGCCCCGTGCCATCCGCGCCTGACGATCTCTTCGCGAAGTTCCTCGCGCTCGGCTACGTCGCTCCCGACGACCTGAAGGAGATGAAAGAGCGTTCCTCGGCCCTCGGGATCCCACTGGCCGAGGCCGCCCTCCTTGCGGGCCGCCTGCATCCCGACGCGCGCGCATGGATTCTCTCGGAGTCGCTCGGGATCCCGTTTCTCGAGGTCGAGCCCGACTCCATTTCCCTCGATCTCGCCCACCTGTTTCCCGAAGCGCTGGCCCGCGAGAACCGGATCGTTCCGATCGCCCGGGAAGGGGACCGGGTGACGGTGGCCGTGACCGACCCGTTTTGCCACGGGGCATTCACGGTCCTCGAGGAGATGACGGGGCTCTCCCTGCGCATGGTGGTGTGCCCCGGGCGGACGATCGGGGGGATCCTTGCCCGCTTCTACCCCGACCCGTCCGGCCTCGAGCCGTTCGACCTCGGGGAGGGCTCGATTTCCCGGGAGGAGGCGGAGAAGTGGCTCGCGGAAGGCGGGAAAAAACGGGTTTGCGAGCAGATCCTGCTCCACGCGGCGTCCCGCGGGATGTCGGGCGTCCGGATGTTCCCCGTCGGCCGGGACGTGGTGGTCGAGGGCCGCTCGGCGGAGAAAGCCGTGAGCCTGCTCTCCTTCCCCCTCCGGTTCCGGAAACCGCTCTTCGACGCGTTCCTGGAACTGGCGGGCGTCCCCCGTGGGTCGGAACTTCCCCCCGAGACGGTCTTCCACCTCGAATCCGGGACCGGGGTTGTCGCCCTCCAGGCGAGTTTCCTGCAGGGTCTCTCCGGCCCCGAGGTGATCGTGAAGATTCTCCCCGACCTGCGGGCGGGGATCTCCCTCGGCTCCGTCGGCTTCAACCCCGGACAGCTCGACATCACCGAAAAGGTCCTGCGCAAGGGGAACGGGCTCTTCCTCGTGTCGTCCCCCGGGCCCGAGGGGGTCGCCACCACCCTGTTCGCCATGCTCCGCGAGGGGTACCGGCCCGGCCTTCGCACCATCACCGTCGAGGAGCGCCACCGGTTCCGGAACGAGGGCTATATCCAGCTCGACCGGCGGCAGGCGGAAGAGCGGTTTTCCGGCGACTGGTCCCGCCTGGCGGAGTCCCTCGAACCCGACATCCTGATGATCGAGCACCTGCCCGATCCGGCGGCCCTCGTCGACCTGCTTCACCTCGCGCAGGCCGGGACCGTTGTGCTGTGCGGCATCCGGAGGTTCAACTTCGATCGGGCGCTTCGCACGATGCTGACCCTCGACGTGGACCCGTTCATCCTCGCGCACGTCATGCGGCTCGTCCTTCACCAGCGGCTGGTGAAGCTGCTCTGCATGGAATGCCGTCGCCCGGTCCCCGCGAGGCCCTCCCTGCGGATGGTGGGGGAGCGGTACCGGGGCGAGTTGGAGCGGAT
Proteins encoded in this window:
- a CDS encoding histone deacetylase; translated protein: MKRVAWIYHPDYLLHTPPFEHPESPERLVAITDHLGGAGLIDRMVAVTPEYPDEADILSVHDREYLNKLESACRRGDLTLDSEDTYLNRHSFNIALLAAGGAIAGAKAVAEGTVDRAFCAIRPPGHHAGRDVGMGFCLLNNAAVAARYLQARHGVGKVLIVDWDVHHGNGTQNIFLEDPTVFFFSIHEHPTFLYPGTGRRWEIGKGKGEGATLNAPMAPGSGDAEYRTTFEQMLEPAVERFRPEIILVSAGFDAHRDDPLADLQVTEEGFRFMTR
- a CDS encoding nitroreductase family protein translates to MDVFETMKGRQSIRKFRKDPVPREHILRMAEAASWAPTAGNSQNFRFIAVQERELIARMRGIVDEIVSRVTGSEVAGGKATYHNLFAFAPAVICVVGAPYESSTDRTLREKDPERYKARRFQVNPGLQGISAGITQFILAACALGYGTCWMTGPLIAKPELESALSVRHPEEMLAIIAVGKPDAAPPKPPRKPASEITTFR
- a CDS encoding ATPase, T2SS/T4P/T4SS family, giving the protein MPSAPDDLFAKFLALGYVAPDDLKEMKERSSALGIPLAEAALLAGRLHPDARAWILSESLGIPFLEVEPDSISLDLAHLFPEALARENRIVPIAREGDRVTVAVTDPFCHGAFTVLEEMTGLSLRMVVCPGRTIGGILARFYPDPSGLEPFDLGEGSISREEAEKWLAEGGKKRVCEQILLHAASRGMSGVRMFPVGRDVVVEGRSAEKAVSLLSFPLRFRKPLFDAFLELAGVPRGSELPPETVFHLESGTGVVALQASFLQGLSGPEVIVKILPDLRAGISLGSVGFNPGQLDITEKVLRKGNGLFLVSSPGPEGVATTLFAMLREGYRPGLRTITVEERHRFRNEGYIQLDRRQAEERFSGDWSRLAESLEPDILMIEHLPDPAALVDLLHLAQAGTVVLCGIRRFNFDRALRTMLTLDVDPFILAHVMRLVLHQRLVKLLCMECRRPVPARPSLRMVGERYRGELERIVADASFYLPSGCPKCGGTGYSGRMALIDLIPFTPGVQNIVASEGTLEEKLSRLMEEDLYSAAQSVQEMLRRGMVTYEDVAPFFR